cattctttgcagatgacataatactactctatgtagaaaacacaagactccaccaaaaattgctagaactaatacatgaattcagcaaagtcgcaggatataaaatccatgtacagaagaaatctgttgcatttctatacactgataataaagcagcagaaaaggaaatcaaggaatcgatcccatttgcaactgcaataaaaacagtaagatacccaggaataaacttaaagaaagaggtgaaagatctgtactctgaaaactatggaacagttatgaaagcaattgaagaggacacaaagaaatggaaaagcatcccatgctcatggattggaagaacaaacattgttaaaatgtctatactactcaaagcaatctatatatttaatgcaatccctaccaaaataccatcagcattttttgcagaggtagaacaaacaatcgtAAAATTAGTATGGAACTATAAAACACCCTGAGTAGCCATAGCAgttctgaaagtgaaaaacaaaattggaggcatcatgattccagatttcaagctatatcacaaagctgtagtcacaagacagtatggtcctggcacaaaaacagacacatagatcaatagaacagaatagaaaacccagaaatggaccctcaaGTATATGGTCagctaatctttggcaaagcaggaaagaatatccaatggaaaaaagacagtatcttcttGATAACTGGAtggcgacatgcaaaagaatgaaactggaccactttcctataccatacataaaaataaattcaaaatggctcaaagacctaaatgtgagacaggaaaccatcaaaatcctagaggatttTGCAACCTCTTTCACCTCTGTCAGAACACCTTCTTACTGGACACAtcgctgaaggcaagggaaacaaaagcatggatgaactattgggactttatccagataaaaagcttctacacagtgaaggaaacaatcaataaaactaaaaggcagcccatgggatgagagaagatatttgcaaatgacttatctgataaaggtttagtatccaaaatctataaagaatttctcaaacttaACAccgaaaaagaaataatccagttaagaaacgAGCAGAAGACATatatagacacttttccagatggctaacagacacatgaaaagatgctcaacatcactcatcatcagggaaatataaatcaaaaccacgatgagataccacctcacacctgtcagaatgtctaaaattaacaatacaagaaacaacaagtgttggcaaggatgtggagaaacactCTTacaactgttggtgggaattcaacaCTCTTAcaacactcttacactgttggtgggaattcaaactggtgcagccactctggagaacagtatggaggttcctcaagaaactaaaaatagaactaccccatgatccaCCAATTGTACTATTATGTATTTAcacagaggatacaaaaatatggaTTCAAAGGAgtacattcaccccaatgtttatagcagcattaccaacaatagccaaagtatggagagaccccaaatgtctatcaactaatgaatgtataaagaagttgtggtacacatatacaatggaatattattcatctatcaaaaggaatgaaatcttgctatttgcaaagacatggatggagctagcaggtattatgctaagcaaaataagtcaggcagagaaagaaaaatatcatatgaattcactcatatgtggaatttaagaaacaaaactgatgaacatatgggaaggcagatgaaagaggagaaagggaaataaaccacaaaagactcttaacaatagagaacacattgagggttgatggagggaggtgggggtgataagctagatgggtgatgggtattaagcaGGGCAtgagttgtgatgagcactgggtgttgtatataagtgatgaatcactgaattctactcctgaaaccaatattgcactgtatgttggctaactaaaatttaagttaaaaaataaaataaaataaaataaaataaaataaaataaaataaaataaagcaaaaacttaggggcgcctgggtggctcagttggttaaccgtctgacttcggctcaggtcatgatcctacattTCCTGACCTGAGTCCCGCTTtgagtgagcatgagccccacttcgggtgagccctgcttctctctctctctcttaccctctctctctgctccttgcttaCTTGTggcctctctctcaagaaaaaattaaaaggtgtgAAATTTAATATACGCAACAACTTGGACAAatactttcctcatttgtaaaaaggtGTGGAGGGGGTGGGTCTCGAGGGTCTTCCTGGTTCAGAATTCAAGATACAGGTGACCAGATTGGGGCAGGATGAGAGCATATTTGGAATAGCTTagggtttatatttattttatattttattttatgttttagaacTTTTAGAGATTCAAAATTATCAGGAGTGCCTCAATGAATGCCAGCTGTTATGtttcataggggtgcctgggtggctcagtcagttaagggtgggactcttgatttccacccaggtcatgatctcagggttggtgatttttgagccccacatggggttccgtgctgatggtgcagagcctacttgtgattctctctctctctctctctctctctgccccttcagccctctctctttctctctcaaaataaataaacattggaaaaaaaaaaaagaattgtggctGTTGCCTTCTACACTGAGATGGGACAGTGTGAATTACTGTGAGACCTAACATGAAAGGAGTCTGTGTTCCCAGGAACATAAGGAAATGTAAAGGTTCACCATTCAAGGGACCTGAAAAAACGAGAAGGCAGCATTGCCATCTGAACACTAGGAGTGATGGGAAGTCCATTGTCAGAGCACATTTGTCTGGTGGGATAGTATTTGTCACGTGATTCAAGCCTGACCAGTGTATAAACTGTGTTCAGGTTTGGAAATGAAGTAGGGAGTCAGAGTCCGTTAACAATTCTACAAGACTAATTGCTGCGCGTAGTATTCAAAGGCGAGATTTTTGGCACGGGATTTGGGGCCGtgctaaaagcagaaaaaaacggTTGCTACGGGGTTTAACGGGGGCGTGTTTAGGGGCTCTCAACAGCCAATCCTAGTGCCAAACGTTCTCAAGGGGGCATGGCCGTGGGGAGACAGTAGCCAATGACAGGGCCGTGAATAGGGTGGGGCAACCAGCCGGTGAAGAGAGCCCAGTGCAGCAATTGGGCGAGGCTGAGGACGTGAGGACCCGTAGCGTGCTCCGTCTCTTGAGCTGTTAGTTTTAAGTGTAGCTGGTACTTCAGCTACCACCAAACTTCGAGTCTCAGCTGCCGTTAAACATCATGGAAGATTctcagagagagcaagagcggaTGATACGACGCCACCTTCGCGAGAAGGAAGAGCTTCAGGCCCGCATCCAGGGCATGAAGAACTCGGTCCCCAAGAGtgacaagaagagaagaaagcagtTGCTCCTAGATGTGGCCCGCCTCGAGGCTGAGATGGAGCAGAAGCACCGGCAGGAAATGGAGAGGTTCCAAGCGAGTTGCCCTGATAACGGCAACCTCGATTCCATCACAGAAGATCTTGCCAAGATGGATCTTGAGAACCGGCCTCCCAGCGTGTCGAGGGCACAGAAAAGGCGCGAAAGAAGGGCGGCCCTCCAGAGAGAGCGCCAGGGGAGCATCGCTGAGGTGGAGATGGAGCATCTGGCCAGCTTCCGCCGTGAAGAGGAGGAGAAGCTTGCCGCCATACTGGGACCCAAGAACCTGGAGATGAAGGACATCCCGGCCGACCGCCACTGTATGTACCGCGCCATCCAAGACCAGCTGGTGTTCTCCGTGACCGTGGAGAGCCTGCGGAACCGCACCGCCCTGTACATGCGCAAGCATGTCGACGACTTTCTGCCCTTCTTCAGCGACCCCGAAACCGGCGACGCCTACAGCCGCGATGACTTCTTGAGCTACTGCGACGACATCGTGCGCAAGTCGTTGTGGGGAAGCCAGCTGGAGCTGAGGGCCCTCTCGCACGTCCTGCAGACCCCCATCGAGGTGATCCAGGCCGAATCGCCCATCATCGTCATTGGGAAGGAGTATACCAAGAAGCCGCTCACCCTCGTCTACTTGCACTACACCTGCAACCTCGGGGAGCACTACAACTCGGTGAGGCCGCTGGAGGCCGGCGCCGTCGGGGGCGCGGCCCCGCGGCTCTTCTAGGCCCCCGCGCCACTGCCGTGGCCACTGGAGCCAGAGCCGAAGCCACCGCCGCACCTCCCCAGTAGGCTccggtttttttttgctttcggTTTTCTCGGTTTTTTTCTTGGTTCGTTTCACTCGAAtgtccaccccctctctccctcccctcccccacccccacgcccgcGCTCTCCTACCTGGCagttctttcttctctcaccCTTGTGTTGCTTTTGAGGGgtaggggggcggggaggctcaGCACACGGGTAATATAATATCTGTATTGTTCTACCCAAGGGGAGGGAGTAGGTTTGCTAAAGTTGAACCGCCTCTCGCCCTTAGGGGGCTTCGCCTCCCTTACCAATGAGAATTGTTCGCGTTGCACTTACCTttgagataaaaatagaaatttggtTTGATGCCTTCTTAACTTGGGAAAGAGCAGTGGAGCTCAGGATCTTCAGATTGTCCAATGAATGTATTATATTGGATTACTTAGATAAAGTTGGAGTTTCTGTGATCGAAATGCTTTGTGAATGCCTTTTGCTTACTagttctttgggaaaaaatgtaTCCTGGTCTATTTTGACGGTTACTTTTTAAAGCCCAGTTGGGCTCTTCTAGAGATGTCTCAAGTTATGGATAAGAGCTCCTCTagtattttgctttgtttttttccatacAAACTTGTGTGGTTCCcaattaattttagttatttaggTATTTGCTAAATTCTGCTTAAAGCGTTTGTTAAACTTAGAAATTAAATGTAAGTGCTAAacatagaagttaaataattaaatttacaaaaattggCAGGTTAGATAAGGTTTGCTCTAAGATGCAAAAGATAtcaatttaatttcctttattaaagATAGGAAGGGATATGACTTCATTCAAGTAGTTGATCCATTTCATTGTGTCTACACCAAGTATGAGGCAAAAAGAGACATACTGATAAGTAGCTTAACCTACTACAAGGCTGAGATCTGAACCAGTAAGTTTTCTTTAGTCTGTGACATAAAAGGATACAACTTTATTCAAATAGTTGATCCAGTTTGTTGTGTCTACAAGTGGTATAAAGTTTGAAAGATCTGAACTTAGCATGTTTTCCTTAATTCTTAGAgatagaaaaaatttttagaagattttaagaagtaaaaatagtTGATCCATTTTGTTACATCTACAACTGGCATGAGGCAAAAAAAGTGAGCAAGATAGTTTTGTTGGTATCTTTTGTTGGTTGAGGCTCATTGATATCTTGAATTTGCCAATAGAATAGTATAAGTGAAATGATTTGCAATAAACAACTTACAATGTTGTAAATCTTTAGATCCTGTATTTCAGTGAGTTTACTTAAATTCATTGAAAAAGTTTATTGTACACAGCAAATGctgtaaaacaaaatatataaattcaaaagaattttttaaatattatgcaacttgttttaaaaataaaagttttaaaaatatctagttCTCTATTTTTGTGTAGCTGACTTAGTTTACATAGAGTTTGCATCCCAGGATTTACTTCAGCAGAGGAATCTTTGAGGGTTAGGGAGAGGAGTTGGGAGACAGATGAGAGTTTGGAGAGGAGGCCTGGCCCAAGGTCTTGGTGGCAGCCTGGAGTGGAGTGTTTCCCAGAAAAGGATTTAGGGAGGAGCTTTATCTAGAGGCTGCCCTGATTTGATGTTTCACTCGGTGAAAAACATCATGAAATGGTTTTGTTTAGGGATGTTCTCATTGCTATGCATGAAAAAGAACTCCCACTTCCCAAAACTCACCGATCCAGGGCTACATTGCAGAAGGGAAAGAAGTACcactgtttgggggggggggggtcccaaaATGCAAATAGGGAAATCTTACCAGATAGCTCACTGTGTAAATGTGCATCAGATAAATTTCAGATGGCCAGCTAGCTGAGGAGAAGAGGGCCCCTGAGAAAACCGGGGATTGGGGTGCATTGTAACAA
The window above is part of the Panthera tigris isolate Pti1 chromosome X, P.tigris_Pti1_mat1.1, whole genome shotgun sequence genome. Proteins encoded here:
- the OTUD6A gene encoding OTU domain-containing protein 6A, giving the protein MEDSQREQERMIRRHLREKEELQARIQGMKNSVPKSDKKRRKQLLLDVARLEAEMEQKHRQEMERFQASCPDNGNLDSITEDLAKMDLENRPPSVSRAQKRRERRAALQRERQGSIAEVEMEHLASFRREEEEKLAAILGPKNLEMKDIPADRHCMYRAIQDQLVFSVTVESLRNRTALYMRKHVDDFLPFFSDPETGDAYSRDDFLSYCDDIVRKSLWGSQLELRALSHVLQTPIEVIQAESPIIVIGKEYTKKPLTLVYLHYTCNLGEHYNSVRPLEAGAVGGAAPRLF